One genomic window of Arachis hypogaea cultivar Tifrunner chromosome 8, arahy.Tifrunner.gnm2.J5K5, whole genome shotgun sequence includes the following:
- the LOC112706401 gene encoding RNA-binding protein 1, whose protein sequence is MNLKMDSDKAKLFVGGISRDTTEHVLRDHFARYGVVLDCTISLDRTTRIPRGFGFVTFSDLAAADKALQDTHVILGRTVEVKKAIPRSEQQHQHQNQVQNRGASNYSCNDCSSDNIRTKKIFVGGLSAGISEEEFRKYFERFGRITDVVVMQDSVTHRPRGFGFITFDSEESVQNVMVKSFHDLNGRQVEVKRAVPKEGNYGYDGFNKLRYRSERGASKSFPPYSPSCAVPGFAPQPWYSNDGVYVYGSSNYGWYPMGGYGSNGYAVPSDISRNFWYGPMIASPQGCHVPYANALPNIAYMGGRLGVVGNVVGTRGYNGILGAARNIKSDQPLTANGFIPGNVTLHQVVTQDVVSSNLKGSNGEISS, encoded by the exons ATGAATTTGAAGATGGATTCTGATAAAGCGAAGCTCTTTGTTGGGGGTATCTCGCGTGACACCACCGAGCACGTACTCAGAGATCACTTCGCCAGATACGGCGTCGTTTTGGATTGCACCATCTCCTTGGACCGCACTACCCGAATCCCTAGAGGTTTCGGCTTCGTTACTTTTTCCGATCTCGCTGCTGCTGATAAAGCTCTTCAGGACACCCATGTCATACTCGGAAGAACG GTAGAAGTGAAAAAAGCAATACCAAGAAGTGAGCAGCAACACCAACACCAAAATCAAGTACAGAACAGGGGAGCGAGTAACTATAGTTGTAATGACTGTAGCAGTGACAACATTAGGACTAAAAAGATTTTTGTAGGGGGTTTGTCTGCTGGTATCTCAGAGGAGGAGTTCAGGAAATACTTTGAGCGGTTTGGTCGCATAACTGATGTAGTGGTGATGCAGGACAGCGTAACTCACCGGCCTAGGGGATTCGGTTTCATCACTTTTGATTCTGAAGAGTCGGTACAAAATGTTATGGTGAAAAGTTTCCATGATTTGAATGGTAGACAGGTGGAGGTCAAGAGAGCTGTTCCAAAAGAGGGAAACTATGGTTATGATGGTTTTAATAAGCTAAGATACAGGAGTGAAAGAGGAGCCTCTAAAAGTTTTCCTCCTTATAGTCCTAGCTGCGCAGTTCCTGGCTTTGCGCCTCAGCCATGGTATAGTAATGATGGTGTTTATGTCTATGGATCAAGCAATTATGGTTGGTACCCTATGGGTGGGTATGGAAGTAACGGATATGCAGTGCCATCTGATATTTCTAGGAACTTCTGGTATGGGCCCATGATAGCCAGTCCTCAGGGATGTCATGTGCCTTATGCTAATGCTTTGCCGAATATTGCGTATATGGGTGGTAGGCTAGGAGTAGTAGGTAATGTAGTTGGAACTAGAGGGTACAATGGCATTCTTGGTgctgcaagaaatataaaatctgatCAACCTCTAACTGCCAATGGATTCATTCCAGGCAATGTGACATTACATCAAGTTGTGACTCAAGATGTGGTCTCTTCTAATTTGAAAGGATCAAATGGTGAAATTTCTAGTTGA